GAGAACTTGACTGATATGTGGATTTTTCAGTAATTAAATGTCCCCGTCGCAAACGCATCGTAAAACCGTATGCCGAAATGACACGGATTACAGAAGTACcaattataatatacctacctagcgAAATGCCGTATCCAGTAAGTTCAAAGACGCTACCCGACCTCCGATCAATAGATCGATTTCGTgttatcttattatttatttagtgtttCATCTAAGTAACTATTCCAGGAATGCCTATTGAGTTTGGTTACGATCTCTTTTACCTAACAAAAGAGACGAGAAAGTGCACAAACTTGGACAAGAACAAAATAGTGTGGTACTGATTTGAGTGAGTGATTTTGGGCTCAGAATAACTGAAGGTTACAATGACCGCTccatcaattgtttttgggtTGCAGACTGAATTTGGACATTAGCTTCATAACGTAAATATAATACGTTATGAAGCtactataaaaatgaatccctaTATCCCTTGGTCACGCCACCACATATGAACGGCTAGAGCGATAAACTGAACATTAGGGGGAACGTAGCTTAGACTCGGGAGgacttaggatagtttttgtcaccatccggctacgagAAGCAATTATCTCGGGAcccgagtgaaaccgctggcggaagctagtggcTTCATTTAAATTATGCCAAACAATCTCTTAATCGAAAAACAAGGatggatcggttattgaaatcctATGTTAATCACTATGCTAagtgcagctgagtgccagcgTAGTATGTAGCGCTACAAACGCTTCGTAGCGCTACGCTTGCTACGCCACGTTTGGTGAGGTTTTCTATAGAGGTTGTCTTTATACGCAATTTCTTTATTATCTTGCTGTATTTAGAGTTCAGAAGTGTgatgattaattattatgtgGTCATGATTTTGGGTTCAGTGACATAAAAACAACGAAAAGTGCATCATTATATGAACGACTTaacaatcataataaaattattgaacaaTGTAGAGAAGTGAAAACAACTTTAACTACTATCAGTTATGTAACAATGTAAACTGTGTaggttatgtttttaattttttaatgacTAGGAAGATATTGAGGCTAGGCCTGGAGCCACTGGTCAAGTGGAATCATGCCTTGAAACGCAGCTActggtatttttgttttagaaattTTCATATTAGTTTCAACGCAGTATATTTCACGTGATAATCCTCTACTCGAATATCTGAGACCCAATTTCACCAACAACATgaatgttttcttaaaaaaataatattttactatgaATTTAAAGTGCCTACGTAAATGTACCTCCCTGCACCTTATCTCTACACACTCGTGTTGCATTACCGTGTCATCGGgctgtgagagtgaaggaatggtgagtgcaaatgcttgtgcactatatatGTCCTGGgtaatctccttaaatgagaacagccaccgtagccgataatcaaCTAGGAGGATATTATGTTAACCAAACGCACCCATTTTACATTGTAAGTTCTTTTAAGGCGGTTCAAGAAACACCAGTGTCTGAGCTGCACAGCATGTTCTTAATTCAATATTCATCTCTACTGTCAATACCTTCGGTATCGGTTTCTCTCAATCGATATCCAAAAATACCTTATGCTCAACCCTCTTCTAAACGAGCTCACCAAAACTTTTCAGCCAGTGAAACAGTTTTTTcgagtatattttaaaaatgactCCAACAGTCTTATTGTATATAGGCAATTATTTGATTCAATAGTTTATTTGATCTATGTATTTGCAGCACGTGCTCATGCATGGGGTTATGCGGATTACTCCCTGTGTATTACTATTgggctgcctcgttggtctagtagtcgcaagcgcggctgctgtgctcgaggtctcgggttcgattcccgggttgggccgaaatcgctttgtgggttttcttgaactttcacaaacagcccgtagtctggaagttggtgattgatgcgcccgtgcatcggagatCACGTAAATGTCgctcctgcgcctgatctctctccagtcgtgtcggattaccgtcccatcgggttatgagaatgaaggaatagggagtgcacctgtgtctgcgcaaatgctcgtgcactataatatgtcctgagcagctggctgatctccttaaatgtaacagccaccgtggccgaaatcggctgtggacgccattattattattactattggGCTTCACTGCAAACTACCGACCACTTACTATACAACCTATActtttatatacaacatgtaacttaattaacgcacatcctgaaattagtttgttcagaatcgtttactgaatcgatttatatcatttttaatataggtaattttttatcccaaaaataattaaaactacggaaattattgtcatattcaccctgtacagtcaaaacaaattcaaatagaccgtaactcaaagtaataagacttcgtgtattgtcggctttttccgtagtttcgttatgttgtgtcgagtcgagcggcgcgcggcgcgatatttgcgtgcgtagtagtatgaccaaaaagttctccaagaattggtataaatattttagtaaataacaatgcatatacatgttaaattaaaaattcagtttatgtattatgattataacataatattctaattggggtgtttgagggtgtgcgttaattacgttacatgttgtagatACTTTGTGTGCATTATGGTCGTTTTGCCAGCAACACGAGTTCACTTCGCCGCGCGTAGCGTTAATAATGCGTGCGGTCTTGTGTCAATAATGCGTATGCGACATTCTCAGAAATTGGTTCACTTACAACCAAACGTCTAAATATAAACATGTTTTATGAGTAGGTAGAAGTACTGGCCCAAGGTACCCGGCCCCCAGACCTTACTTATTTTCTGACGAACAAAACATATATTAATGTGTATATTGGAAGTACAAAATACCTGCTAGCTTAGACCTGCTAGCGAATTCTCAGGTACCAGGTGCTAATACAAACACTAACATACATGTTTTGTCCTCCAGAAAATAAGTAAGGTTTGGGGGCCCTGGGATCTTGCTGTACACGGCAAATTGAAAACCTTACCAAAAAACGTATTTGAGTCTTATATAGTTCAGTTAAACTAGACGTACAATGTCAAAGACAGCgatcatttatttgcaaaaacacgAGTACATAAATGTACGCGAGTACATGTTTTACTATTACCGGTGTACAAATATAAAAGTGGAAAaatacaatcatcatcatcatcaaatgtCATCCCGAAACGTGTTACTGCTCTTCAGAACACGAGCATGTCAGTGAAGTGGCTCAGTTACAACCCGCGCTCGTGAACGATGATccatttattttgattgaatCACATTGTGTAGTCACGTTTATAGAGTAACGTGTCCCTATTTTTGTCGGTAATCGTTTCCTACAGCTGACGCTGGGTACTGCACTATAATAGAAGCAGATATAGGTGATAGTGAGCCTAAGTGGACAATTGATGATATGATTGTTTTATTGCCGGTTGGGTATACGCAGAACTAGAGTATGGTAATAGGGCGTGCCGGCCACCAGTCGGCAGTCTCCCCGCGACGTGCGAGTGCGTCGTCCGCCTGCCCGTCGCCTGCGCAGTGCGTTTTCCACTAACCTGAAATATAACACAAGATTGTTTAGTGGGTGACCCCGCCCACGCACCTCGTCCGGCTGCGCTCATTCTGTCCGAACGGTAAACAATTTGACGGCTATTTTATTAAGagtttttctttgaattttcacgaacgtaaatattttgtaaatacatgtttcttttctttcaaaagATGCATTTGAATTATAAAAAGTGCTTGAGGATTCCTTACCACAATGTTGCATGCTATTAATTAAGGGCCTACGTGTATCAGTAATGAAGATGAGATAGAAGCTAAATTGAAACGTCCGTTTAAATCTGGTATGTGAGTTAAACCGGAACATATCAAGAGGCAAGAGAGAACCTAATAGACGTGAGATTAGTTTCTTTCAACTACTTCATGTAGATTTGGTTCACATGGTTTAAACGGTGTTGTGTTGTTTAAACGGTGATATGGTCATTGAAGACTTGTGCTTTTATTTGTCTTTTAAGCTCCAAATCTATACACCTGACATTGCTGTGTACATACCTTTCTCACAATATGACTTAGCCAGCTCAAAGATTTCCACTCCCCTTTTCCTATATACAACATTCGTACGTTAAGGTATGAAATTACCTCGTACGCCTTGACAGAAATTGACATTACTGTACCTGGCTTGCCCATAACGCAGTCACGCCTATTCGGCACGGCTGCTTTCTAGATTTCCCTGTGAGTGATTTATCAAGttcatatattatgtactacaagtacatatattatgtacttgtaGCTTTTCCTATTCAGTGGCTGTATTCGATTAGGTGCCTATGGCTGGGTACCAGTGAGCATCTCTTGACAGGCAGTTTTGTTTATCGAATAAAATTTTAACAGGAAAGATTTGAGTTGATTTGTGATTTTCGTACTAATAGTATAAATTCGCCGTAATAAACGATTATGTTAGGTAGACCACAATAGTTCACTctgcaacatttttatttccaacTTCACAAAAATGTTACAGGCAGCTAATTGATGTTTTCATAATAGTTCATATTACATCTAAGAATTGGGTCTCATACAAGCTGTCTACCAAACTAGCTCGACAGACTTGctttgcgtttttttttgtctctAAAGTAAATGCCTTGGTTATTGAACATCACAGTCAATTTATGTGCATTATGCATCGTCTCTTCCAATAGCAGAATAATGCTGCAACTGCGAGCTGTGACCTATTTCCTTCACGAAATAAACAACTTGAAGTGCATTGGACGTGCATCTTTATTGTTATGCGCTGTTAAATAATAGTTGAAGCTATTGAATACATTAGGTAGATGGCAACAGCGAGAAGGAATAGCAAtaaggtttgtttgtttgttgttatgttatttttactGGTCTACGAAAGAGTTGTAGAAATAATTGCGGAGGTCTCATAAAAGGACGGGGAAAATTACAAACGATGGTAATGTGAGTGTGACAGTTCTCAATGAAAAAGCAATAAACTATCAGTTGACCACTCCTACCAAGCGCCACGTGTGATCATCATTTTAACTCAATAAGTAGCTTAGGTATGAGTACCTAAGATCTATGAGCGTTAGCTCAAAGTATCTTTCACATAGTATGACCAGAGTTGAGAATATGAGGAAATAAAAAGAGTGATATTATCCTGTTGTCCCCTTCCTTCTGTGAAATTTTGTCTAGTTCTTTTACAGGCGTTATCGCGTTAAGAGTATTACCGCACAAAGTTAAATTTATTCAATGACGATATCACCTTACGGAAAATATAAGACATAAGTACTATAAGTACGTATAAGTATATAGTAATGTTGTATGTAACATGTTGTCGTTATACattattttagcttttttttaGAGTGTCAAGAACGGTACACACAATTAAGTAgagttaatgttatttttatgtgtagGTAAATTCCCTTAATGTATATCTTTGTAAGCTCGTGTAAGTAGATGTATATAAGTTAGATTGTTTGTCATGAATCATTTGGTTTACATTATGTAACATATTAAGGAGTCAAATTTAAAGGATATTCTCGTTTTGTGTTGACAGAAGATACCACAATGATGGAAGAGAGCAACAAGTCGGAGACGGTCCACCTTCAGCCCGTCGGGGAGGGCGCCGGGGAGGGTTTCAAGTGAGTACCATGATCTGCCTTTCTTTAAGCTCTTAGAATCCCAGAGAACTCTGAACATCCTTTGTTCCATATGAATACGCAATGTCAGCTACAcattatgaaatgttttatcatcatctcccgagtctttttttatgtagacttcggcttccagtctagtcggatgcagctgagtcccagcgttttacaaggagcgactgcctatctgacctcaatccagttacccggcaaccctttggttagactggtgtcagacttactggcttctgtacccgtagtattttaaaatgtttagacAATTAGAAAATTGTGTCTGGAAATGCCgtattaaatacttatttgttgtttttgtacTGCAGGGATTCCGCATCAGAATACTACGACCCGCACGAGCATCGGCAGTTGCCCAAGCCTACCAAGTAAGTACAGAAGCCGTCACGCTGACATTCAGTGTGCTCCTTAGACTTATCTTATTAATGTCGCTAAGATTTATTGCAATTtaacccccgcactcagagacatttaatgactactttagtcactccttagtgacagattgTCAAAGAAATCCCTCACTAAGTAATGACTTAAGTCTTAAGTAACCAtcaaatgtctctgagtgcggggcCGAGTCCTTAACTTGACATGTAGTCTTCAAAAGAAAGCTAGCGTATATTGAGGTGACGTTCATATCTTTGCAGCAATTGGGAGACTTTGGTGCACTTGCTGAAGTGCAGCCTGGGCACTGGCATCCTAGCGATGCCGCAAGCCTTCGCCCGCGCCGGCCTCGTCACCGGGATCCTGGCCACCATCATCGTCGGCGCCCTCGTCACGCACTGCCTACACGTGTTGGTGAGCACTGCTCAACTGTGAATAGATCAGCTCTTCAAGCTCATCATCTCCcgcgccttttcccaactaagttaaGTAAGCAGACCctgcttccagtctcaccggatgcggccagtaccagagttttacaagtagcgactgcctatctgaccacccaattacccgggcaacccggtagcgcatggttagactggcgtcacccgtaacgacttccaaggatgttcaatggcagccaGGACCCAACCCACGATACCTCTCGGTCAGagtggtgtcagacttattggcttctgataACCCGTAATTACTTCAATCTATGAACGACTTAGTTCTAGGTCTCTTCGGAACCGTCTGTGGTAGCAACGTTTTTCTTTGCAAGAAGTTGCCATCTGCATATCTTAGTCGGCAATGACTGCGACATACACCTCGGATATTAGAGCATTCCTCTGTGGAGCCGCTCACCAGGTATCTTGTTTGTCAGGTGCGGTCTCAGTACGCGGCATGCAAGCGGCTGCGGGTGCCGCTGCTCACGTACCCCCAGTCCATGTCGGCGGCGCTCGAGGCAGGCCCTCCGCCCTTACGTCGCTTCGCCGGGTCGCTGGCTACCACCGTCGACGTCTTCCTGGTTGTCTACCAGCTCGGGATATGCTGCGTCTACATCGTCTTCATCGCTGATAATATCAAAAAGGTGAGGTTTTTTTAGTTGCgacaattttgttttcatttctcTCATCTTATTGAAGAACTTTTACTAGACATTCTCATTCTGATTCAACAGTGTGTTATTAACGGAAGTAATAAACATTTTGAAGAACCAATGTATTTATTCAAGGCTATAGGAAGACATAATTTCCCATTATCTACGCCTGTTACCTTGAATTGGTTGCATCTCAATTTTACACGGTTTTTGAGTGTATCAGAAGTGGCGCGGTGCGACCACGCGGCAATGGCCGGCAAGGTGCGCGCGCGTGGGATCGCGGCCGATACAATTGAGTTAAGTGGGGCGGCGTCGTGGCCACTTCCTTACGTCAATATTCATCAAGGAACGATTCCGCCGCACATAGTTTCATGACGCAACCGGTTACATTTAATAGCGTTTAATGGCTCAGGAATTCCACCTTTCACCTATGTAAGCCGTGATTGTTTGTAGATGGTGGATCCTTACTACACGATGGCCGTGGAGATCCACATGCTGATCATCTTGGTGCCGCTGATCGCGTTCAACTTGATCCCGAGCCTGAAGCTGCTGGCGCCGTTCTCGGCGGTGGCCAACGTGCTGACGTTCGTGGGGCTGGGCATCGTGGTCTACTACCTGCTCACCAACAAGAAGTCCGACGCTCCACTGGACCTGTGGGGCTCTCCATCCACCTTCCCGCTGTTCTTCGGCACCATACTGTTTGCACTGACTGCTGTGGGAGTGGTGAGTAATTTCATGCGTtcttttaactttaatatttattgccAAGCGATTTTATCGAAGTATATctaataaattcattttaataatgaaaTCGTCATGACATGATTTGATGAAACTCCGATGACTTGTCATGGTATACGTAGTAAATGCGACAATTGAGTGCATTGGCATGTAATTTATTGCGACTTCGATGACACAGATGTTGCGTTGCGAATGTAATCGGTTCCGATACCTATCTTGTCTTAATAATAGCTTTAAAAAAGTTAATTcacctataattttattttgcccgATTTAGGGCACGTCAATCGTAATTGTAACTTATCGATATTATAACCCCTAAAAAAGCCAAATCATAagtttttctttcctttttttGGCGCCTCTTTATTCCTGAAGGTTGGTCAGCGTTTTTGTATCTCCCTACCCGGCTTTATGCTAATGTGTGTTATAAAACTCATTTGTTTCTTCTTCTCTATGAGCGAGACTCCGTGTAGCCTGGGCTAAGCTGCTTAGCGTTGCATAGAATAGCGTCTTTATTGTGTGTGTTTATGTTACCACATATATGTTCGTGAATGTTAGTTAACCTTTATGTAAGCCCTTTACTCCTGAAAACCtcctatttttaacaataatgtaataaaattttggaatcttaatttgaccaaCTTCCCGATCTTCAATTAGGATGAAATGTTctacacgctctgagttctgataaCTATACATGtaatttctttagttttttaaacttttaatttgtgtatacacagaagctgttggtgttgctttattaataaataaatatttgccgCAGGTGATCGCGCTGGAGAACAACATGGCGACTCCCAAAGCGTTCGGCGCACCATGTGGCGTGCTTAACAGCGGGATGGTGATTATCGTCCTGCTTTACGTGGCGGTGGGCGCGCTGGGATACGTGTTCTGCGTGTCTGACTGCAGCGACTCCGTCACTCTTGACCTGCCGCAAGGACCGTgagtattcatttgtttatacaTTAGTCGAGGTTACAACAGCGGGATGGTGATCATCGTCCTTCTGTACGTGGCAGTGGGAGCGCTGGGATACGTGTTCTGCGTATCTGACTGCAGCGACTCCGTCACTCTTGACCTGCCGCAAGGACCGTgagtattcatttgtttatgtattagttGAGGTTACAACAGCGGGATGGTGATCATCGTCCTTCTGTACGTGGCAGTGGGAGCGCTGGGATACGTGTTCTGCGTATCTGACTGCAGCGACTCCGTCACTCTTGACCTGCCGCAAGGACCGTtagtattcatttgtttatgagGTTCTATGGCCAGTTTTGCCCGCGCCGTGTTGTGTGCCGTGTGTGGCGTTCTGTGTGTTTGACTGCAGCGACTCAATCACGTTGGATCTAACGCAAGGACCGTTAGTATCCTTTTGTTTATCTTCAAAGTTACCGATATAGTTTCTGATAGCCTTATCTGGCAGATAAACTATAAGTTTTGGGTTCTCAAGTCTCGGATAGGAAATTCTGGcagaaataataattcatttgtttatttaacagTCAAAGTTGGCCAGGTTTactggttactgataaagtctgATAGACTATCAAGAACTTGTATGACAGATACACTGTCACTTTTGGTGTCGGATACGTCTCAGATAGAAAAATTGGGCAGGAATTATAAGCAATCTCTATCTGTAAGATAgcattaagtaggtataacacAATTAACTGACGCTTTTGGTATCCAGTGAAACCGGGCCACATTGTTTCTCTAAGGGTGAGTAGCACCAtttaaaatcatcataaaatatttaaacgttTATTATCATAAATGATAAGATCGCGCCCGACATAAACTAAAGTAATATTATGAATTTACCATTTTACCTCGCGACATTCACCTTAATTAGAATGGCCGCTGGTCAATTGCACTAATTAAGGACACGACTGTCTGAATGACTGACCAATATTCTTAGCATTAGGTCAAGatattttccatttttatcgACATAAATATCACAATATAGGTACGTACTATAGGTATCGTAATGATAATGATGTTGCGgtcctcctagccgataatCTGCCACGGCGGCTCTTCTCATATATGGAGATCAGCCAGATGTACAGCAGAACATatcatagtgcacaagcatttctGAAGACAGGGCCACTATTGAGAGACCTATATGAGGGATCAGGCGTATGACCGACATTTACCTACTTGCTCTCCGATGGTATCATATATACGTATAGGGTCTTTAACTTTTTACGCGAGAAAAAGCTAGTTTATGCTCGACCCTAATggacactaaaaataaaaatttaagacAAAAATTGTATCCTCCCACAattctacaatttattttatgatacaaGACACAAATGCATTTGCAACGAACACGTACGACAAATTATTACACACGCACAGATTCATGCCTTCACTTTGTTACGCCGTATGAATGACACACATCAAcctaatttaaaatacattaatttgtatCACAGCTGTTAACTACACTTCAAGGCGATTCGGAACTGTAGGCATAGTTTGTAAATGCCCCGCTGAACATTCATTGAAT
This window of the Helicoverpa zea isolate HzStark_Cry1AcR chromosome 31, ilHelZeax1.1, whole genome shotgun sequence genome carries:
- the LOC124645325 gene encoding proton-coupled amino acid transporter-like protein CG1139, coding for MMEESNKSETVHLQPVGEGAGEGFKDSASEYYDPHEHRQLPKPTNNWETLVHLLKCSLGTGILAMPQAFARAGLVTGILATIIVGALVTHCLHVLVRSQYAACKRLRVPLLTYPQSMSAALEAGPPPLRRFAGSLATTVDVFLVVYQLGICCVYIVFIADNIKKMVDPYYTMAVEIHMLIILVPLIAFNLIPSLKLLAPFSAVANVLTFVGLGIVVYYLLTNKKSDAPLDLWGSPSTFPLFFGTILFALTAVGVVIALENNMATPKAFGAPCGVLNSGMVIIVLLYVAVGALGYVFCVSDCSDSVTLDLPQGPLATSVIAMFAIAIFISYGLHCYVPVEVVWRGYLLPRLQRSGTPPARLRVAEYALRVALCLLTFVLAVAVPRLGLFISLFGALCLSALGICFPALMEMCVSFPDKFGPGRVRLLKDVLLFIVGVVGLVAGTYTALVSIVRSFMPPDTEPLHA